Below is a window of Moorella thermoacetica DNA.
CATCAAGCCGACCACCAGGCCGGCAACAAAAAGGTAATAGCCCGCAACCCCACCGGACATTACGCCCACGGCGGCCAATGCCAGCATCCATCTTTCAATGGGGCTTACCTTTATCCTGAGCATCGGTCTCCCTGTTTTTTAAATCTTTCTCCAGGGCCCGCAGTTCACTAAAGATACTGTGGAAGCCAGTACCGATGCCCAGCAGGACGCCGGCCAGCATCAGCCAGGGAGAAGTGCCCAGGCGCCGGTCCAACCAGCTCCCCCCGTAAAAACCGAGGAGAACCCCTGCCGTCAGGGTTATGCCGAAGGAAAAAGCCATATTGGTATACCTGGCATAATCCCAGTAATTGCGTTTTTTTGCAGCCATTGATGTTAAGTTGCTGCCCGGAGGAAAATTTTATACCTTTTTCCTGTTACCTGTCTTTATTTATTCTCCTTTGATGTCGATAATCCTGCTTGTGAAAAATTTATTTTTGTCCGGTTGCCCCCAAGGGTTGAAATTCCTGGGGCCGGGCAACAGTCATTCCGAAGTAATGGCGGAGGGCGCTGCGAATGCGCCGGGAGGCCTGGCCGTCACCATAAGGGTTGACGGCGTGGGCCATTTGCAGGTAAGCCTGCCTGTCAGTCAGGAGTTCCTCCGCCGCCGCCAGGATGTCACGGTAGGCGGTGCCCACCAGGCGGACGGTGCCGGCGGCTACGGCTTCCGGCCGTTCCGTAACCTCCCGCAGGACCAGCACGGGCTTGCCCAGGGCCGGGGCTTCTTCCTGCAGGCCGCCGGAATCCGTCAGGACCAGATAGGCTCGGTTCATGAGGTTGACAAAGGGCTCGTAATCAAGGGGTTCGATTAAATAAACCCGCTCCTGGCCGCCGAGGACCTCCCGGGCCAGTTGCCGGACCCGCGGGTTATAGTGAACGGGAAAAATCAGGGCTGTGTCGGGATGGCGCCGGATTAAATCCCGCAGAGCCGTAAAGATCTCCTTAAGGGGTTCGCCCCAGTTCTCCCGCCGGTGGGCCGTCACCAGGATGACCCGCTTTTCCCGTAAGTCCAGCCCCGCCAGGCCGTGGTCTCCAAACTGGTATTCTTCCCGGATGGTGGCTTTTAAGGCGTCGATGACCGTGTTACCGGTGACATAGATATGCTCCGGAGCTATGCCTTCGCGGAGG
It encodes the following:
- a CDS encoding AtpZ/AtpI family protein produces the protein MAAKKRNYWDYARYTNMAFSFGITLTAGVLLGFYGGSWLDRRLGTSPWLMLAGVLLGIGTGFHSIFSELRALEKDLKNRETDAQDKGKPH
- the wecB gene encoding non-hydrolyzing UDP-N-acetylglucosamine 2-epimerase, with the protein product MPPYKILTVFGTRPEAIKMAPVVKELNLHPEEFTCLVAVTAQHREMLDQVLRLFHIKPDYDLDIMRPRQTLEEITTRALTGLAGVLKEARPDLVLVHGDTTTTFVAALAAFYQQIPVGHVEAGLRTGDRYAPFPEEMNRRLAGVLTDIHFAPTAKARDNLLREGIAPEHIYVTGNTVIDALKATIREEYQFGDHGLAGLDLREKRVILVTAHRRENWGEPLKEIFTALRDLIRRHPDTALIFPVHYNPRVRQLAREVLGGQERVYLIEPLDYEPFVNLMNRAYLVLTDSGGLQEEAPALGKPVLVLREVTERPEAVAAGTVRLVGTAYRDILAAAEELLTDRQAYLQMAHAVNPYGDGQASRRIRSALRHYFGMTVARPQEFQPLGATGQK